The Poecilia reticulata strain Guanapo linkage group LG4, Guppy_female_1.0+MT, whole genome shotgun sequence genomic interval NNNNNNNNNNNNNNNNNNNNNNNNNNNNNNNNNNNNNNNNNNNNNNNNNNNNNNNNNNNNNNNNNNNNNNNNNNNNNNNNNNNNNNNNNNNNNNNNNNNNNNNNNNNNNNNNNNNNNNNNNNNNNNNNNNNNNNNNNNNNNNNNNNNNNNNNNNNNNNNNNNNNNNNNNNNNNNNNNNNNNNNNNNNNNNNNNNNNNNNNNNNNNNNNNNNNNNNNNNNNNNNNNNNNNNNNNNNNNNNNNNNNNNNNNNNNNNNNNNctgaagctgctgcccccgcgacccgaccccggataagcggaagaaaatggatggatggatggatggatggatggatggatggatggatggatggatggatggatgggaccTTTTTTTGGATGTGAAATATTAAcggaaatgaactgataatgtcacaaaaatgtaaccaatttagtcagaagatcggagttgagaaaaatggatgtcGTTTTTTGGATTCAGCGGTGAAAAATAGTCctaattcagattaaaaaaaaaacagacaatttcaaaaaaattatttttttttttgtgacccAGTGTTATTTTACTTATGACAATAATTTTTCCCTTGTTctaattgaaataatctgattGTGGAATTAATAAGTTTTCTTCAgtaaggaattattggctttAAAAAACCATCTTACTGAAAAGCTACTTATTAGTTTTCTCCCATTTCAAgtgttctaagatatttgctctagaaaacgagaccaaaaatacttggtacaaatacttttttgttttgtttttgagtgaaaaaaaatacaattaagaataaaaatgtatttggaaaATAGTAATGATcataacatttgtatttataaacagtaaatgatattttaaatgtccaagTGGATCTCGTTTCCTCTGGCCAGCAGTAAAGATATTCTACAACCAAAAGACTAACCACTCAGTCTTAAGAAATGTGCGACtaagactttgtgtttcctTTGAAAGGTTTATGCTCAGAATGTCCATAATGTGATGCGGCGAAATATCAGATGAAAATGTTGTGCAAACGTAATCATGGTGACAGACAAAAATGAGATACACATATCTGTAGAGGCCACTAAGTAGACTAATGGAATTAGGTTAAAAACCTTTTTGGAAATAAtcttaaaattacttttaaaaacctcaATGATTGCTTGCTCATAATCCATAACATTACCAGtggataaaacaacaaaacaaaacaaacaaacgacaACAACGAAATACATCAGAGTGagacctctgctgctgctcccagGTGTGACGATGTGAATCACACACACTTGTCCAGGTGAGGCTCTGACTTCGGCTGATTGTCTGTAAGGAATGTGACGTCAGCCATCCACTCCGCACTGAGGAAACCCAACAAACTTTATTTCCGTCCAGGAAACTACCAGacttattttctcttctttctttctttttcttttttttttttatcctttggCATTCGAAGGATCTTCGATTAtggataaattaaaatctgtacTTAGCGGGGAAGAGTCTCGACGAGAGGACCGCACCATTTTACAGGTACATCTAATACCTTGCCTTTCACTATCAGAGCAAATATTTCACTAATTAATCGTCTAATAATGATCTGCGCTGGTTTTGGACCGCAGACTGTGGATGAAGCCTCCACTTTAGGCTGGGGGACCCGCATAAAGGGATTCATCGCCTGTTTTGTTGtgggagcctcctgcacagTTTTGGTAATTATATTCTGATGTCCGATCATTTTCACAACAGATTAGTTTCGCCTGCTCTTTAAAGAAGCTCAGCGCTGGTGTGGCCTGACTGGTTATGCTGGTTTTAGAGGAATGTGGAAGATGTGATGCATGTGTGCGTCTCTTCATTTCACTTGAACTTTTGGGCCAACAGTGACACTATATgcctcaatttattttaaaaaaattatatgtaagcatattaatattaaataacatgcaataaatgaaatatgttaTTACCTCTGTTAcctctgtttttattaacataattGGTTTGACGTGTAAGTCATGTTGTCCTGGACAATTAATCAGATGTTAGGATCTGATTGACCCACTGGAGGAAATAATTTCATATATTATTtcatataaatgaaataattaaacactgaaatatttaaatatggcTTAATGTAATAACTTCAAATTGTTCTAAAATCAACATTTGTGTGTCTTACAGGGAGTATGCATGCTGTTTCTGCCCAAAGTTGGTCTCACTCTCTTCATCGTCTTCTAcacatttggaaatatttgtgccCTTTGCAGGTAAGaatcataaaaaacacacaacaatgCTTAAGTTTCATTGTTAGCATTCACTTATTTGGGCATTCCTAAAAAAGGGCTGCGTAACACTTtttttgaaggggtgtgcataagactgacatgacactgtcataaacatgacataacaactgtcatgaacataaagaagtctttatgaagtTGTCATGAAGTCAttaggtaaataatgacacttttaatgcagagttgctctaaaagttgcattgaaagtccattaaaaatgccaactttgcactgaattgtcattatttataaaatcatgcaaagttggcacttttaatggacttttaatgcaacttttagagcaactttacattgaaagtgtcattatttaccgaatgacacttcatgacaacagttataaatattcataaagacttcttcatgttcatgacagatgttatgtcatgtttatgacagtgtcatgtcagtcttatgcacaccccttcaaataaagtgttaccaaaggGGATATCTAATTGGTCACagaatgttaaaatgtattttaacccactgtttttaaattttatttttattttaactaacaGCACAATGTTTCTGATGGGCCCAATGAAGCAGCTGAAGAGGATGTGTGACAAAACCAGAGCACTGGCCACAACTATCATGCTTGTAAGAGCGTGCAGAGTTATATACACACAGTGTTATATGCAGCATGCTACTGTTGTTTTACCCTTCAATAAAATGGAAACTGAGGTTTTCATAAATAtctaaacaattaaaaacataacagctaaaaaaaaaaaagacaacaaatcgcttattgtttttgttgctttttctccAGACTTGCCTTGTTTTAACTCTGTGCGCTGCTTTCTGGGTAAGTGAATTTTGAAGCAGCGAATACATTTCCTGTCTAAAGTTTACATGCAGTACTCTCCGTAGGGATGAAACTCATTCATTTTGGTCttggaaatattattttaaactgtcCTTTAATACAGTGGCCGACtggtgcaaacgcgcagcaacagagataagatgcaaacaaaaaatgaaacgcaaacaaaaaaacgaatgcaataaacaaaaagaaacgcAAATAAAAAGgactacaaccacaaataaaatgcagcaaacaaaaagagatgcaaacaaaaaacgagacacaaacaaaaagcaaatgcagcaaacaaaaaaagagacgcaaacaaaaaagactacagccacaaatgaaatgcagcaaacaaaaagagagatgcaaacaaaaagtgctgaaaacggaaGTGCTCCAAACAACTAGGGGGAGtataacaaaaaacagctgtgtccaaATTTAGGCTCTGCATCCTTCCAAGGGCCAGAGAAACTGATCCTTCGAAGCATAGacatctttttgtttgctgcattttatttgtggttgtagcCTTTTTTgcttgcttctctttttttgtttgctgcattagctttttgtttgcatctctctttttgtttgctgcatttcatttgtggctgtagtcttttttgtttgcgtcttgtcttttgtttacatctctctttgtttgctgcattaactttttgtttgcgtctcgttttttgtttgcatctctctgtttgctgcatttgctttttgtttgctgcattcgctttttgtttgcgtctcttttttNNNNNNNNNNNNNNNNNNNNNNNNNNNNNNNNNNNNNNNNNNNNNNNNNNNNNNNNNNNNNNNNNNNNNNNNNNNNNNNNNNNNNNNNNNNNNNNNNNNNNNNNNNNNNNNNNNNNNNNNNNNNNNNNNNNNNNNNNNNNNNNNNNNNNNNNNNNNNNNNNNNNNNNNNNNNNNNNNNNNNNNNNNNNNNNNNNNNNNNNNNNNNNNNNNNNNNNNNNNNNNNNNNNNNNNNNNNNNNNNNNNNNNNNNNNNNNNNNNNNNNNNNNNNNNNNNNNNNNNNNNNNNNNNNNNNNNNNNNNNNNNNNNNNNNNNNNNNNNNNNNNNNNNNNNNNNNNNNNNNNNNNNNNNNNNNNNNNNNNNNNNNNNNNNNNNNNNNNNNNNNNNNNNNNNNNNNNNNNNNNNNNNNNNNNNNNNNtctttttttgtttgctgcattaactttttgtttgcgtctctctttgtttgctgcattcgctttttgtttgcgtctcgttttttgtttgcatctctttttgtttgctgcattttatttgtggttgtagtgttttttgtttgcgcctctttttttgtttgctgcattagctttttgtttgcgtctcttttttagtttgcatcttttctctgttgcGGCGCGTTTGCACCTGTCAGCCACCGTACTTTAAGGATTTGTTAACACAATACCCAACTGCAAAGAATTTTCcaattattgtcattatttttatatgttcgcgcaacaattttttttgtgattcccttcctataaataaaatcattgttaatgttttttttacatttatgcttTTGGAGTTAATATTAACTTCAGACTAAATCTGCATGATCTCTCCAAACTTTGCACAAAACAGCAATACTGCTATTCAGCTAAAAAACTTTCCGTAGTCACTTatagtgtttttgtgtttctttcagtgGAAGAACTTTGGacttgctttattattttgcattttgcagaTCTTGTCCTTTTCCTGGTAAGCTCTTAATTTCTCATCTGTTGCAGCTCATTGGTTTCTGTGTGAAATCAGAGTATTGCTGTAACAGGAACCGTGTTTTGTTTGCAGGTACAGTCTCTCATACATCCCCTGTGTCAGGTTGGTCAGCTTATAACCCTATTTGTTCAAATATTCTGCATGAacataaacattaaattgtCTTCTAAACGGTGTGATTATTTTCCAGGGAGGCAATCATGAAAGCTGTTTCTATCTGCATGAAGTGACCCCCAAACCCCTGCTGTTTGGAGCAAAACCTGTTGGATAAATGTAGGATATTAAAGACCGGGATGGATGAAGCTGCTCAAAACTTCCTGTtccagtggcaaaaaaaaaaaaaatcaaattttaccTCAACAGATTCCCATTTCTTGCCTTATGAAtccagttgatttttatttttttccctcgaGTCTGATGATCATCTTGATTTAAATCTTTATAATGGTGgccttttaattattttatgtgtaaatatctgtaaaaaaataaaataaatacattaaaactttCATGAATGGCTGCAGGCTTATTTTGATCTCTGGGAGAGAATTGTGGACCTGAGCAACTCTGGTTCATCCTTCGGTTTGACTTCCAGATGTTTGAAGGTGCCAGAATCGTCAATTCAAGCAATACACAAATGAACACCTTGGAAAAGAGAGAGGTCTAATTTCAAGtcgttaaatttattttaagtcatatttgatctATACAGCatatttataacaac includes:
- the LOC103463892 gene encoding vesicle transport protein SFT2B-like; its protein translation is MDKLKSVLSGEESRREDRTILQTVDEASTLGWGTRIKGFIACFVVGASCTVLGVCMLFLPKVGLTLFIVFYTFGNICALCSTMFLMGPMKQLKRMCDKTRALATTIMLTCLVLTLCAAFWWKNFGLALLFCILQILSFSWYSLSYIPCVREAIMKAVSICMK